The Micromonospora sediminicola genome contains a region encoding:
- a CDS encoding DUF3455 domain-containing protein has protein sequence MLSTSRPRLRALSAVGLAGVLATTGAVAPQTAAAAATPTATVAEAPLIAPAIRPPAGSLLVGAYVVTQGTQTYTCAGGVFTGVSVPEARLLGTGGRVHHFRGPSWQSERDGSLITAKKTAESPRAGTIPELLLTVDSHSGAGVLGGVAYINRLLTSGGVAPAGSCVDGTTAAVPYGAVYVFWAAKP, from the coding sequence ATGCTCAGTACGTCTCGTCCCCGCCTGCGGGCGCTCTCGGCCGTCGGCCTGGCCGGCGTCCTGGCGACGACCGGCGCGGTGGCCCCCCAGACCGCCGCCGCCGCGGCGACCCCGACGGCCACGGTCGCCGAGGCCCCCCTCATCGCCCCGGCGATCCGGCCGCCGGCGGGATCGCTCCTGGTCGGCGCGTACGTTGTCACGCAGGGAACGCAGACCTACACATGCGCCGGCGGCGTGTTCACCGGCGTGTCCGTGCCGGAGGCGCGGTTGCTCGGCACCGGCGGTCGGGTGCACCACTTCAGGGGCCCGAGCTGGCAGTCCGAGCGCGACGGTTCCCTGATCACCGCGAAGAAGACGGCCGAGAGCCCGCGTGCGGGCACCATCCCCGAACTGCTGCTCACCGTGGACTCGCACAGCGGCGCGGGTGTCCTCGGCGGCGTCGCGTACATCAACCGGTTGCTGACCTCGGGGGGTGTGGCGCCGGCCGGCAGCTGCGTCGACGGC